From Penaeus vannamei isolate JL-2024 chromosome 12, ASM4276789v1, whole genome shotgun sequence, the proteins below share one genomic window:
- the LOC113828096 gene encoding irregular chiasm C-roughest protein-like: MRGGGWQPGWCWRLAWWSLLLFCEAADPRFEQRFANEPSPQTAVIGSTVVLPCRIINKVGVLQWTRDDFGLGNERELYAFKRYRMIGSDEEGDYSLRISPVTLEDDSYFQCQVTGWKDVPGVRSQTAKLTVYVPPERPEITQGSVVTTTAGAAVQLECVSRGGKPAAEIQWLDGSGRVVTEGIQYETEMMKDGHRMNAKSTLSFLASREHHNTVFTCTASNPALHQAFRTQVRLEVSYPPEVTITHDQDGYREGETATLTCAASGNPPALSYRWYRSGKLVQGNNSTQLVVPEVTRDSNLEDITCEVSNEVGSSRKITRLSIHYGPSFRLPPSDQYAEPGENVTLRCDVDSMPEPTIVWINQQTQTVVGKGAELSLRVNKDNIGTYLCIAKVEGFPEISGTVGVFLKGPPQVRSEKVQWGKAGDTVLVECLITGASTRSVTVTWTHRGQEVDLEEGRYEVVEDMTPTGLRHTLVIRSAKLSDFGAYNCSVQNAFGSDVYEIILNKKKTLPLLLILCGVTGGIVFVLVVALAVIMCAKRTAARQKDAKSGGLPEKTVTLQMTDQNSTANESDLKVELDQRTGSSLSNKDGELEGWDKEAENPSTPTYLASTNSYLYPETFTGIPLKINGHLTSNGGGLSYGNYADHSTVAGGSPGQQPDQTSSPAGGYVMGGNSMGGVSGFTHTPPGIVTSSQHSLYPTYTDYDAGHEAAEGVHGFTPSYNNGFNTHNFKTSSGSLPLSLHVASRGNGSTSNTSTIPRLGIPVDPSQYIVPPRTQVMQGALATHV; encoded by the exons ATGCGAGGAGGCGGGTGGCAGCCGGGCTGGTGCTGGCGCCTGGCCTGGTGGAGTCTGCTGCTGTTCTGCGAGGCGGCAGACCCGCGGTTCGAGCAGAGGTTCGCCAATGAACCCTCGCCGCAGACCGCCGTCATCGGCTCGACGGTCGTGCTGCCATGTCGGATTATCAACAAGGTCGGAGTGCTCCAGTGGACGCGCGACGACTTCGGCCTCGGCAACGAGAGGGAGCTGTACGCCTTCAAGCGGTACCGCATGATTGGCTCCGACGAGGAAG GAGACTACAGCCTTCGGATTAGCCCCGTGACCCTCGAGGATGACTCCTACTTCCAGTGCCAGGTCACAGGGTGGAAGGACGTCCCTGGGGTGAGGTCCCAGACGGCCAAGTTGACGGTGTATGTCCCTCCCGAGCGCCCAGAGATCACTCAGGGCTCCGTCGTGACCACCACCGCCGGCGCCGCCGTCCAGCTGGAGTGCGTCTCTCGAGGAGGCAAACCGGCTGCCGAG ATCCAGTGGCTGGACGGGTCGGGCCGCGTCGTGACGGAGGGCATCCAGTACGAAACCGAGATGATGAAGGACGGCCACCGCATGAACGCCAAATCCACGCTGAGTTTCTTGGCTTCGCGGGAGCACCACAACACCGTCTTCACGTGTACGGCCTCCAACCCTGCTCTTCATCAGGCTTTCAGGACGCAG GTGCGTCTGGAGGTGAGCTACCCGCCCGAGGTGACGATCACGCACGACCAGGATGGCTACAGGGAGGGCGAAACGGCCACGCTGACCTGCGCCGCCTCGGGAAATCCGCCGGCGCTCTCCTACAG GTGGTACCGGAGCGGGAAGCTGGTGCAAGGAAACAACTCGACGCAGCTGGTGGTGCCTGAGGTGACGCGCGACAGCAACCTGGAGGATATCACCTGCGAGGTCTCCAACGAAGTCGGCTCCTCGCGCAAGATCACTCGCCTGTCCATCCACT acGGGCCGTCGTTCCGCCTGCCGCCCAGCGACCAGTACGCGGAGCCCGGCGAGAACGTGACTCTGCGCTGTGACGTGGACTCCATGCCGGAGCCGACCATCGTGTGGATCAACCAGCAGACGCAGACGGTGGTGGGCAAGGGCGCCGAGCTCAGCCTCCGGGTCAACAAGGACAACATCGGGACTTACCTGTGCATCGCCAAGGTCGAGGGCTTCCCCGAGATCTCTGGCACCGTCGGCGTCTTCCTCAAG GGTCCGCCGCAGGTGCGCTCCGAGAAGGTGCAGTGGGGCAAGGCGGGGGACACCGTGCTGGTGGAGTGCCTCATCACGGGCGCCTCCACGCGTTCCGTCACCGTCACGTGGACGCATCGCGGGCAGGAGGTCGACCTCG aggagggtcgctacgaggTGGTGGAGGACATGACGCCGACGGGGCTGCGCCACACGCTGGTCATCCGCAGCGCCAAGCTCTCGGACTTCGGCGCCTATAACTGCTCCGTGCAGAACGCGTTCGGCTCCGACGTCTACGAGATCATCCTGAACAAGAAGA AAACTCTTCCGCTGCTGCTGATCCTGTGCGGGGTCACTGGCGGCATCGTGTTCGTGCTCGTCGTGGCTCTGGCCGTCATCATGTGCGCCAAGAGGACGGCTGCCCGACAGAAAG ACGCAAAATCCGGAGGGTTGCCCGAGAAGACCGTCACTCTGCAGATGACCGATCAGAATTCCACGGCCAATGAGTCCGATTTAAAG GTCGAGCTGGATCAGCGGACCGGGTCTTCGCTGAGCAACAAGGACGGGGAACTGGAGGGCTGGGACAAGGAGGCCGAGAACCCGTCCACGCCCACCTACTTGGCTTCCACCAACTCGTACCTTTATCCGGAAACCTTCACCGGGATTCCTCTGAAAATC AATGGCCATTTGACCAGCAATGGCGGCGGACTTTCGTATGGTAACTACGCCGACCATTCGACTGTCGCGGGTGGTTCTCCGGGTCAGCAACCTGACCAAACGTCCTCACCCGCGGGAGGCTACGTAATGGGCGGGAACAGCATGGGCGGTGTGAGTGGCTTCACACACACCCCGCCCGGCATCGTCACTTCGAGCCAGCACTCGCTGTACCCGACCTACACGGACTACGACGCCGGCCACGAGGCAGCCGAGGGCGTCCACGGGTTCACTCCCTCCTACAACAACGGCTTCAATACTCACAACTTCAAGACGTCGTCGGGATCGCTGCCGCTGTCGCTGCACGTGGCCTCCAGAGGGAACGGAAGCACGAGCAACACGTCGACGATCCCGAGACTAGGGATTCCGGTCGACCCCAGCCAGTACATCGTTCCCCCGCGGACCCAGGTGATGCAGGGCGCGCTGGCCACGCACGTCTGA